Proteins encoded in a region of the Watersipora subatra chromosome 5, tzWatSuba1.1, whole genome shotgun sequence genome:
- the LOC137396162 gene encoding 5'-AMP-activated protein kinase subunit beta-2-like isoform X3, which translates to MGNTNQGSAVAPGTKQRRPSTSEPLGPLEVPIGTKRYHDSGLTPPNSQAKFGKTLLDPSQTEQEFLRQSLQSNPCTDQPEQYTKRCRAGSISLSMEMPGSASALPQKREEANNKVPAVIKWDKDGKDVFISGSFNNWEKKIPLVKSTSKKNFYTIVELEEGEHEYKFFVDGQWRHNQDEPTVKNSSGTLNNTIKVVKEDFQILQALENDKDATIAVKKMDAQSGHHSSKISDIAEQSEYGRDMPVRRSTDRQTGPPILPPHLLQVILNKDVSEHLEPGMLPEPNHVMLNHLYALSIKDGVMVLSDTSRYKQKFVTTLLYKPIDS; encoded by the exons ATGGGCAACACGAATCAGG GGTCAGCCGTAGCACCTGGAACCAAACAAAGGCGGCCTTCCACATCTGAACCTCTTGGCCCTCTCGAAGTACCAATTGGCACAAAACGGTATCATGATTCTGGGCTGACACCACCAAACTCTCAGGCCAAATTTGGTAAAACTCTTTTAGAT CCTTCACAAACAGAGCAAGAGTTTCTAAGACAG AGTCTGCAGTCGAATCCATGTACAGATCAACCTGAGCAGTACACCAAAAGGTGTAGGGCTGGATCCATATCGTTGTCTATGGAAATGCCAGGGTCGGCATCCGCTCTTCCGCAG AAGAGAGAAGAAGCCAATAACAAGGTTCCAGCTGTGATAAAATGGGACAAGGATGGCAAGGATGTCTTTATTTCTGGCTCCTTTAACAATTGGGAAAAAAAGATACCCTTGGTGAAGAG TACATCTAAA AAGAATTTCTACACCATAGTGGAACTTGAGGAGGGAGAGCATGAGTACAAGTTCTTTGTGGATGGTCAGTGGAGGCACAACCAGGATGAG CCAACGGTGAAGAACTCAAGTGGCACACTTAACAATACTATCAAAGTGGTCAAGGAGGACTTTCAGATTCTTCAGGCTCTAGAGAATGACAAGGATGCCACTATCGCTGTAAAGAAGATGGATGCTCAGTCTGGGCACCATAGCAGCAAAATCTCTG ATATTGCGGAACAAAGTGAGTACGGGCGTGATATGCCTGTGCGCAGATCTACTGACAGACAAACAGGACCTCCGATATTACCACCCCACCTTCTGCAAGTTATACTCAACAAGGATGTATCAGAACAT TTGGAGCCTGGGATGCTGCCTGAGCCTAATCACGTGATGCTAAATCATCTCTATGCACTCTCTATTAAG GATGGTGTTATGGTACTGAGTGACACGAGCAGGTATAAGCAGAAGTTTGTCACGACTCTCCTCTACAAACCAATAGACAGCTAG
- the LOC137396162 gene encoding 5'-AMP-activated protein kinase subunit beta-2-like isoform X1, translating into MGNTNQGSAVAPGTKQRRPSTSEPLGPLEVPIGTKRYHDSGLTPPNSQAKFGKTLLDPSQTEQEFLRQSLQSNPCTDQPEQYTKRCRAGSISLSMEMPGSASALPQKREEANNKVPAVIKWDKDGKDVFISGSFNNWEKKIPLVKSEKNFYTIVELEEGEHEYKFFVDGQWRHNQDEPTVKNSSGTLNNTIKVVKEDFQILQALENDKDATIAVKKMDAQSGHHSSKISDIAEQSEYGRDMPVRRSTDRQTGPPILPPHLLQVILNKDVSEHLEPGMLPEPNHVMLNHLYALSIKDGVMVLSDTSRYKQKFVTTLLYKPIDS; encoded by the exons ATGGGCAACACGAATCAGG GGTCAGCCGTAGCACCTGGAACCAAACAAAGGCGGCCTTCCACATCTGAACCTCTTGGCCCTCTCGAAGTACCAATTGGCACAAAACGGTATCATGATTCTGGGCTGACACCACCAAACTCTCAGGCCAAATTTGGTAAAACTCTTTTAGAT CCTTCACAAACAGAGCAAGAGTTTCTAAGACAG AGTCTGCAGTCGAATCCATGTACAGATCAACCTGAGCAGTACACCAAAAGGTGTAGGGCTGGATCCATATCGTTGTCTATGGAAATGCCAGGGTCGGCATCCGCTCTTCCGCAG AAGAGAGAAGAAGCCAATAACAAGGTTCCAGCTGTGATAAAATGGGACAAGGATGGCAAGGATGTCTTTATTTCTGGCTCCTTTAACAATTGGGAAAAAAAGATACCCTTGGTGAAGAG TGAGAAGAATTTCTACACCATAGTGGAACTTGAGGAGGGAGAGCATGAGTACAAGTTCTTTGTGGATGGTCAGTGGAGGCACAACCAGGATGAG CCAACGGTGAAGAACTCAAGTGGCACACTTAACAATACTATCAAAGTGGTCAAGGAGGACTTTCAGATTCTTCAGGCTCTAGAGAATGACAAGGATGCCACTATCGCTGTAAAGAAGATGGATGCTCAGTCTGGGCACCATAGCAGCAAAATCTCTG ATATTGCGGAACAAAGTGAGTACGGGCGTGATATGCCTGTGCGCAGATCTACTGACAGACAAACAGGACCTCCGATATTACCACCCCACCTTCTGCAAGTTATACTCAACAAGGATGTATCAGAACAT TTGGAGCCTGGGATGCTGCCTGAGCCTAATCACGTGATGCTAAATCATCTCTATGCACTCTCTATTAAG GATGGTGTTATGGTACTGAGTGACACGAGCAGGTATAAGCAGAAGTTTGTCACGACTCTCCTCTACAAACCAATAGACAGCTAG
- the LOC137396162 gene encoding 5'-AMP-activated protein kinase subunit beta-2-like isoform X2 codes for MGNTNQGSAVAPGTKQRRPSTSEPLGPLEVPIGTKRYHDSGLTPPNSQAKFGKTLLDSLQSNPCTDQPEQYTKRCRAGSISLSMEMPGSASALPQKREEANNKVPAVIKWDKDGKDVFISGSFNNWEKKIPLVKSEKNFYTIVELEEGEHEYKFFVDGQWRHNQDEPTVKNSSGTLNNTIKVVKEDFQILQALENDKDATIAVKKMDAQSGHHSSKISDIAEQSEYGRDMPVRRSTDRQTGPPILPPHLLQVILNKDVSEHLEPGMLPEPNHVMLNHLYALSIKDGVMVLSDTSRYKQKFVTTLLYKPIDS; via the exons ATGGGCAACACGAATCAGG GGTCAGCCGTAGCACCTGGAACCAAACAAAGGCGGCCTTCCACATCTGAACCTCTTGGCCCTCTCGAAGTACCAATTGGCACAAAACGGTATCATGATTCTGGGCTGACACCACCAAACTCTCAGGCCAAATTTGGTAAAACTCTTTTAGAT AGTCTGCAGTCGAATCCATGTACAGATCAACCTGAGCAGTACACCAAAAGGTGTAGGGCTGGATCCATATCGTTGTCTATGGAAATGCCAGGGTCGGCATCCGCTCTTCCGCAG AAGAGAGAAGAAGCCAATAACAAGGTTCCAGCTGTGATAAAATGGGACAAGGATGGCAAGGATGTCTTTATTTCTGGCTCCTTTAACAATTGGGAAAAAAAGATACCCTTGGTGAAGAG TGAGAAGAATTTCTACACCATAGTGGAACTTGAGGAGGGAGAGCATGAGTACAAGTTCTTTGTGGATGGTCAGTGGAGGCACAACCAGGATGAG CCAACGGTGAAGAACTCAAGTGGCACACTTAACAATACTATCAAAGTGGTCAAGGAGGACTTTCAGATTCTTCAGGCTCTAGAGAATGACAAGGATGCCACTATCGCTGTAAAGAAGATGGATGCTCAGTCTGGGCACCATAGCAGCAAAATCTCTG ATATTGCGGAACAAAGTGAGTACGGGCGTGATATGCCTGTGCGCAGATCTACTGACAGACAAACAGGACCTCCGATATTACCACCCCACCTTCTGCAAGTTATACTCAACAAGGATGTATCAGAACAT TTGGAGCCTGGGATGCTGCCTGAGCCTAATCACGTGATGCTAAATCATCTCTATGCACTCTCTATTAAG GATGGTGTTATGGTACTGAGTGACACGAGCAGGTATAAGCAGAAGTTTGTCACGACTCTCCTCTACAAACCAATAGACAGCTAG
- the LOC137396662 gene encoding prothymosin alpha-A-like: MELFVRERQEMEKEWKGVAVGDAEDQEKVEAGAEADVADEGDAGEAGDQKERDLDLEGDDRGDEDQEGGQENRQKKVEGVVGAEAGEDDDQNPQENDKNYKSCKNLSTCQLFVTMKICTH, translated from the exons ATGGAGCTGTTCGTAAGAGAAAGACAGGAGATGGAGAAGGAATGGAAAGGCGTCGCCGTAGGCGACGCAGAAGATCAGGAAAAAGTAGAAGCAGGAGCAGAAGCAGACGTGGCCGACG AAGGCGACGCAGGAGAAGCAGGAGATCAAAAGGAAAGAGATCTCGATCTAGAAGGAGACGATCGAGGAGACGAAGATCAAGAAGGAGGTCAAGAAAATCGTCAAAAAAAGGTGGAAGGCGTCGTCGGCGCAGAAGCAGGAGAGGACGACGATCAAAATCCGCAGGAAAAcgataaaaattataaaagttgtaaaaatctGTCAACTTGTCAGCTCTTTGTTACCATGAAAATATGTacacattaa